A single region of the Hyphomicrobiales bacterium genome encodes:
- a CDS encoding Protein, which produces MSKQSHGRRHLAAAVGCYLAALALSPAEAAENGIGFYLLGSRGPMAGFVPPPGFYFQNDVYFYDGKIGGGKSFPSGGRVVANVKGQARADFVTATWVTPWEVLGGNIAIGAVVPFGRVGATAGIELAGPRLGGSVGRTLRDRAEMFGDPVMSAVLGWHSGKFHWNTTLLVNVPIGDYREGGLANLSFNRWAADLSGALTWFDPELGIDLSAAAGFTFNGENPYTDYRTGTEFHVEWAATKTLTKELSIGVLGYHYQQVSGDSGAGATLGGYEGRVTALGGTVAYNFAAGKTPISTRVKVFREFNAKNRQEGTVGLFTVALPISVGD; this is translated from the coding sequence ATGAGTAAGCAGTCGCATGGGCGGCGGCATCTCGCAGCAGCGGTCGGCTGCTATCTCGCAGCATTGGCGCTCAGCCCGGCTGAGGCGGCCGAGAACGGGATCGGCTTCTATCTGCTTGGCAGCCGTGGGCCGATGGCTGGTTTCGTGCCGCCGCCTGGGTTCTACTTCCAGAACGATGTCTATTTTTATGACGGCAAGATCGGTGGCGGAAAATCTTTCCCCTCCGGTGGGCGCGTCGTCGCCAATGTGAAGGGGCAGGCGCGCGCCGATTTCGTGACCGCCACCTGGGTGACGCCCTGGGAGGTTCTCGGCGGCAACATCGCGATCGGCGCGGTCGTTCCGTTCGGTCGGGTTGGAGCAACGGCCGGTATCGAACTGGCGGGGCCCCGTCTTGGCGGCAGCGTTGGCAGGACGTTGCGCGACAGGGCCGAGATGTTCGGCGACCCCGTTATGTCGGCGGTGCTTGGCTGGCACTCTGGCAAATTCCACTGGAACACGACGTTGCTAGTCAATGTGCCGATCGGCGACTACCGCGAGGGCGGGCTCGCCAACCTGTCCTTCAATCGTTGGGCAGCGGATCTCTCCGGCGCGCTGACCTGGTTCGACCCGGAACTCGGCATTGACCTCTCGGCGGCGGCGGGCTTTACCTTCAACGGCGAGAATCCATACACAGACTATCGCACCGGCACAGAGTTTCACGTCGAATGGGCGGCCACCAAGACACTCACAAAAGAGCTGTCCATCGGGGTTCTGGGCTATCACTATCAGCAGGTTTCCGGCGACAGCGGCGCCGGGGCGACACTCGGCGGCTATGAGGGGCGCGTGACGGCACTTGGCGGCACGGTGGCTTACAACTTTGCCGCGGGGAAGACGCCGATTTCAACACGCGTGAAGGTCTTCCGGGAGTTCAACGCGAAAAACCGCCAGGAAGGAACGGTCGGGCTCTTCACAGTCGCCCTGCCGATCAGCGTGGGGGATTGA
- a CDS encoding putative PurR-regulated permease PerM (Evidence 3 : Putative function from multiple computational evidences) — MDILNNKDVNAVEAAMTATKPNLSETAGFPTDPVVICLVILVTLALLTTAYFAADIILPIVLAFVLKLLFQPVMRLLEKLGLPRSVASLLLIVALFGAIVGIGAAISGPAATWASKLPEGIPRLQERLRFLDEPITTLRTFLHQADRFMQGGEGSGSAASSSAIASVLFSSTTHFAGSFFETILILFFLLMSGNTFLKRTVEILPSFKDKRQAVELSQRVEENISAYLLTITIMNVAVGLATGVAMWACGLGDPVLWGVVAFFLNYVPIMGPFFGVGIFLLAGLLILDPIWAALLPAALYLVIHVIEGEIVTPVLLARRFTLNPVLVIISLIFWFWMWGVPGAILAVPMLAIFKIVCDGVQSLAAIGHFLTGDE, encoded by the coding sequence ATGGATATCCTGAACAACAAGGATGTGAACGCAGTGGAAGCCGCCATGACGGCGACAAAGCCGAACCTGAGCGAAACGGCTGGCTTCCCGACCGATCCGGTCGTCATATGCCTCGTCATTCTGGTAACCCTCGCGCTCCTGACCACGGCCTATTTCGCCGCCGACATTATCCTGCCGATCGTGCTCGCCTTTGTTCTGAAGCTGTTGTTTCAGCCCGTCATGCGGCTGCTCGAGAAACTGGGCCTGCCGCGTAGCGTGGCGTCGCTCTTACTGATCGTGGCTCTCTTTGGCGCCATCGTGGGTATCGGCGCGGCCATTTCCGGCCCCGCCGCGACCTGGGCGAGCAAACTTCCCGAGGGAATCCCGCGCCTGCAGGAGCGCCTACGCTTTCTCGACGAGCCCATCACAACGCTGCGGACCTTCCTTCATCAGGCCGACCGCTTCATGCAGGGCGGCGAGGGCAGCGGCAGCGCTGCTTCGAGCTCGGCCATCGCCAGTGTGCTTTTCAGCAGCACCACCCATTTCGCCGGCAGCTTTTTCGAGACCATCCTCATCCTGTTTTTCCTGCTGATGTCCGGCAACACTTTCCTGAAGCGGACCGTCGAGATCCTTCCGAGTTTCAAGGACAAACGCCAGGCTGTCGAACTGTCCCAGCGCGTTGAGGAGAACATCTCCGCCTATCTTCTGACGATCACCATCATGAACGTGGCGGTTGGATTGGCGACGGGCGTTGCCATGTGGGCCTGCGGGCTGGGCGACCCTGTACTGTGGGGTGTCGTCGCTTTCTTTCTTAACTACGTGCCGATCATGGGGCCGTTCTTTGGTGTGGGGATCTTCCTCCTCGCGGGGCTTCTGATCCTCGACCCGATCTGGGCGGCCCTGCTTCCCGCCGCGCTCTATCTTGTCATCCACGTGATCGAGGGCGAGATCGTCACGCCCGTGCTGCTCGCGCGGCGTTTCACCCTCAATCCCGTCCTGGTGATCATCTCCCTGATCTTCTGGTTCTGGATGTGGGGTGTGCCGGGAGCCATACTGGCCGTGCCCATGCTGGCGATCTTCAAGATCGTCTGCGACGGCGTGCAATCGCTCGCCGCCATTGGCCATTTCCTGACCGGCGACGAGTGA
- a CDS encoding hypothetical protein (Evidence 5 : Unknown function), whose protein sequence is MSGTSQGGNDVITMSNYSYATVHGDVRVTSENSVGGNDTITLGSGFSGAPRPWKGGG, encoded by the coding sequence ATGTCCGGGACATCGCAGGGCGGCAACGACGTCATTACTATGAGTAACTACAGTTACGCCACGGTTCATGGCGATGTGCGGGTGACGTCGGAGAATTCCGTTGGAGGGAATGACACGATTACACTCGGCTCAGGCTTCTCTGGCGCGCCTCGCCCCTGGAAGGGGGGCGGATAA
- a CDS encoding hypothetical protein (Evidence 5 : Unknown function), whose protein sequence is MSPPARLSDAFGCRPGLVLVQREIDAVKRVGAIAMREAGLPAGSPGRTHDQPGGMGQNDRGLPSGGEGK, encoded by the coding sequence GTGAGCCCGCCCGCACGGCTTTCGGATGCGTTTGGCTGCAGGCCCGGTCTTGTTCTCGTTCAAAGGGAGATCGATGCAGTGAAGCGCGTCGGCGCCATCGCAATGCGCGAGGCAGGGCTACCTGCAGGTAGCCCCGGTCGCACTCATGACCAACCTGGGGGGATGGGTCAAAACGACCGGGGCCTGCCCTCGGGGGGAGAGGGCAAGTGA
- a CDS encoding Diguanylate cyclase (GGDEF)-like protein: MTDTAAKLFQLYENAPVLVALYDEFDRLRYANRSFRDIFFLDPDEMPLWSDLMRRNFHLRRGTVIRQDDFEAWLISTQSRRGKIGFRAFETDLWDGRWLWMTETVQGDGWMLCIASDITNLRVEERLVRQDRDFAIKAAYTDDLTGIANRRYVTARIEDMLRLPDRDTGLYGCVAVLDLDNFKYINDRYGHQAGDVILRDLATRIIGRVRRSDCFGRFGGEEFVLVMPATSVEEAALIVERMLAIVRLSRPLQAWNDFSYSFSAGIAAGRPDDTPTDLFGRADKALYAAKMAGRNRIHIESELPDQAAAS, from the coding sequence ATGACCGATACGGCAGCCAAACTATTCCAACTCTATGAAAATGCACCCGTTCTCGTCGCGCTCTATGATGAGTTCGATCGTTTGCGTTACGCGAACAGGTCGTTTCGCGACATCTTTTTTCTCGATCCGGATGAGATGCCCCTGTGGTCGGACCTCATGCGGCGGAATTTCCACCTGCGGCGTGGCACGGTGATTCGCCAGGACGATTTCGAGGCTTGGCTCATCTCCACGCAGTCCCGCCGGGGCAAGATCGGCTTTCGGGCCTTCGAGACCGACCTGTGGGACGGCCGGTGGCTCTGGATGACGGAGACGGTGCAAGGTGACGGATGGATGCTCTGTATCGCCAGCGACATCACGAATCTTCGTGTCGAGGAGCGCCTGGTGCGGCAGGATCGGGATTTTGCCATCAAGGCCGCCTATACCGATGATCTGACGGGCATCGCCAACCGCCGATACGTCACGGCGCGCATCGAGGACATGCTGCGCCTGCCTGATCGCGACACCGGGCTTTATGGCTGCGTCGCCGTGCTTGATCTCGACAATTTCAAGTATATCAACGACCGTTACGGTCATCAGGCCGGTGATGTCATCCTGCGGGATCTGGCCACACGGATCATCGGTCGCGTACGACGTTCGGATTGCTTCGGGCGGTTCGGCGGTGAGGAGTTCGTGCTCGTCATGCCCGCCACATCGGTGGAGGAAGCGGCGCTGATCGTGGAGCGCATGCTGGCGATCGTGCGCCTGTCGCGCCCCCTCCAGGCCTGGAATGACTTCAGCTACAGCTTCTCGGCGGGCATTGCTGCCGGGCGTCCGGATGATACCCCGACTGATCTGTTCGGCAGGGCTGACAAGGCTCTCTATGCGGCAAAGATGGCGGGCCGCAATCGCATCCATATCGAAAGTGAGCTGCCTGATCAGGCAGCCGCGAGTTAG
- a CDS encoding conserved hypothetical protein (Evidence 4 : Unknown function but conserved in other organisms): MSSFLENFGVSLGGYAQSAYDAIGDGLKAGVSLWGSGIAKFLEFDGWLLQKAADGIGWGVSATWDVARAFITGGLFLPELEGHGDQDADAAHAPSPVMPPAPAVEPVAPAHSLAHDAGDADVALLVVGLPAMMDAIDWHQA, from the coding sequence ATGTCGAGTTTTCTCGAGAATTTTGGCGTTAGCTTGGGCGGCTACGCGCAATCGGCCTACGACGCAATAGGAGATGGATTGAAAGCCGGCGTGAGTCTCTGGGGCTCCGGTATCGCGAAATTCCTGGAGTTTGATGGCTGGCTTTTGCAAAAGGCAGCGGATGGCATCGGCTGGGGCGTCTCAGCCACGTGGGATGTCGCGCGGGCTTTTATTACAGGCGGCCTGTTCTTGCCCGAACTGGAAGGACATGGCGACCAGGACGCTGATGCGGCGCACGCGCCGTCACCAGTCATGCCACCAGCGCCTGCGGTGGAGCCCGTCGCACCTGCGCACTCTCTCGCTCACGACGCCGGGGATGCCGACGTCGCGCTTCTTGTCGTCGGATTGCCGGCGATGATGGACGCAATTGACTGGCATCAGGCGTAA
- a CDS encoding Alkanesulfonates transport system permease protein, whose product MIISGFSKRFGAICLIAALAVAWWQASARGLVSTFLLPTPHTVVLTGWELVSDGTLGAHIAVSVVRIVAGYVIATALALPVAFLFGISPAAQRAFEPVLEFLRQVPPLAMMPLLILWLGIGETQKIGIIVLACFFPIFLGALGGIAQCDQKLVEVGRACALPQGAILRRIVLPAALPSIVIGLRIALGQGWRALVGAELVASAAGLGYMIVDAEQLARTDIIIVGIFVIGGLGLLADFGIRRLIARTAPWLRQRTEITHA is encoded by the coding sequence ATGATCATCTCCGGTTTCTCCAAGCGTTTCGGCGCCATCTGCCTTATTGCCGCGCTTGCGGTCGCCTGGTGGCAGGCTTCCGCCCGGGGCCTCGTCTCCACCTTCCTGTTGCCGACACCGCATACCGTTGTGCTGACGGGCTGGGAACTCGTCAGCGATGGCACGCTCGGCGCGCATATCGCCGTCAGCGTGGTTCGGATCGTTGCGGGCTACGTCATCGCGACGGCGCTGGCACTGCCCGTGGCGTTCCTCTTCGGCATTTCGCCCGCGGCTCAGCGGGCCTTCGAGCCGGTTCTGGAGTTTCTGCGCCAGGTGCCGCCGCTTGCGATGATGCCGCTGCTCATTCTCTGGCTCGGCATCGGCGAGACACAGAAAATCGGCATCATCGTTCTGGCCTGCTTCTTCCCCATATTCCTGGGCGCACTCGGCGGCATCGCCCAGTGCGACCAGAAGCTCGTTGAGGTGGGGCGCGCGTGCGCGCTTCCGCAGGGCGCCATCTTGCGCCGCATCGTGCTGCCGGCAGCGTTGCCGTCCATCGTCATCGGACTTCGCATCGCGCTAGGGCAGGGGTGGCGCGCGCTGGTCGGCGCCGAACTGGTCGCGTCGGCAGCGGGGCTCGGCTACATGATCGTCGACGCCGAGCAACTGGCGCGCACCGACATCATCATCGTCGGTATCTTCGTCATCGGTGGCCTCGGCCTCCTTGCCGATTTCGGCATTCGTCGGCTGATCGCCCGGACGGCACCGTGGCTGCGCCAACGCACCGAGATCACCCATGCTTGA
- a CDS encoding conserved hypothetical protein (Evidence 4 : Unknown function but conserved in other organisms), with protein MSFAVVEGGCYYHHETIHAERFRDRFDKAIYAPELAEGDLDGFYAVMVADRISPTILRAKRRLFLRYLDQGGTLIVLGENQAHTWLPGVEWTFKPTNFWWWLDKETDPGHRIANPDHEIFRYLPQRAVVWHFHGLLHPPAGAIPLVTIAPEMGGGQDGTLLYDHPGLGGGKGRLVVTTLDPFYHNGSHFMPMATAFLAGLLDWTDATFRR; from the coding sequence ATGAGCTTCGCGGTCGTCGAAGGCGGATGCTATTACCATCACGAGACCATTCACGCTGAACGGTTTCGCGATCGGTTCGACAAGGCCATCTATGCGCCGGAGTTGGCCGAGGGCGATCTGGACGGCTTCTATGCCGTCATGGTCGCCGACCGGATCAGCCCGACAATCCTGCGGGCCAAGCGGCGGCTGTTTCTGCGCTATCTCGACCAGGGCGGCACATTGATCGTGCTGGGGGAGAACCAGGCTCACACGTGGCTGCCGGGCGTGGAGTGGACGTTCAAGCCAACCAATTTCTGGTGGTGGCTCGACAAGGAAACCGACCCCGGCCATCGTATTGCAAATCCCGACCATGAGATCTTCCGCTATCTGCCGCAGCGTGCGGTGGTCTGGCATTTCCATGGATTGCTTCACCCGCCGGCCGGCGCCATACCGCTCGTGACCATCGCGCCGGAAATGGGCGGCGGCCAGGATGGCACCCTGCTCTACGACCATCCGGGTCTGGGCGGCGGCAAGGGGCGGCTCGTGGTGACTACGCTTGATCCGTTCTATCACAACGGCAGCCATTTCATGCCCATGGCCACCGCCTTCCTGGCGGGTTTGCTCGACTGGACAGACGCGACGTTCCGGCGTTGA
- a CDS encoding Carbohydrate ABC transporter membrane protein 2 (CUT1 family) — MTLRAILDRILLMVAVAIIVSPALFFFIWMLSLSLKYEVDNAAYPPILIPENFAWQNYTSVLESNRFPLFFRNSLIVTGTATLFGLIVGVPAGYGIARMKATRSAIVILIARMTPGLSYLIPLFLLFQWVGLMGTLWPQIIIHLVITVPIIIWIMIGYFETTPMELEEAATIDGANRWQVFRHVALPIAKPGVTVAFILAVIFSWNNFVFGIVLAGRETRTLPVAVYNMISFEQLSWGPLAAAALIVTLPVLLLTIVAQRQIIAGLTAGAVKGG; from the coding sequence ATGACATTACGTGCCATCCTCGACCGGATCCTCCTGATGGTCGCCGTGGCGATCATCGTGTCGCCGGCGCTGTTCTTCTTCATCTGGATGCTGTCGCTCTCGCTGAAATACGAGGTCGACAACGCGGCCTATCCGCCGATCCTGATCCCCGAGAATTTCGCGTGGCAGAACTACACATCGGTTCTTGAATCCAACCGCTTCCCGCTGTTCTTCCGCAACAGCCTGATCGTGACCGGCACGGCCACGCTGTTCGGCCTCATTGTCGGTGTACCCGCGGGCTACGGCATCGCGCGGATGAAGGCGACCCGGTCCGCCATCGTCATCCTCATCGCCCGCATGACCCCGGGACTTTCCTATCTCATACCGCTGTTCCTCCTGTTCCAGTGGGTCGGCCTCATGGGTACGCTCTGGCCGCAGATCATCATCCATCTCGTCATCACCGTGCCGATCATCATCTGGATCATGATCGGCTACTTCGAAACGACGCCGATGGAACTCGAGGAGGCGGCGACCATCGACGGCGCCAACCGCTGGCAGGTGTTTCGCCACGTGGCTCTGCCCATCGCCAAGCCTGGCGTCACGGTCGCCTTCATCCTGGCGGTAATCTTCTCCTGGAACAATTTCGTGTTCGGTATCGTGCTCGCAGGTCGCGAGACGCGCACCCTGCCGGTGGCGGTCTACAACATGATCTCCTTCGAGCAATTGAGCTGGGGCCCGCTGGCGGCTGCTGCGCTGATCGTGACCTTGCCAGTCCTCTTGCTGACGATTGTCGCCCAGCGCCAGATCATCGCTGGCTTGACGGCGGGGGCGGTGAAGGGCGGATAA
- a CDS encoding conserved hypothetical protein (Evidence 4 : Unknown function but conserved in other organisms), producing the protein MIDALLLDCEQTEGGVNLLTKSLDLGSRLDVLPLYTLDDIDLARYRGLLIGLHADQRYLSSRKPQLEAFLRGGGTIVFCGHVAYPFLDELAPYQAIPDYTVDDLDVARASDHPVWDGVDGRDLTWRRGVAGFYGRGANPPPAGARIINTLGPGRHPVDFEAKPAVGGRLLVHAGADLWGYADSGNSAERMVPQLFDWIAAGESAKGESAKGEAGR; encoded by the coding sequence ATGATCGACGCTCTGCTCCTGGATTGCGAACAGACCGAGGGAGGCGTCAACCTCCTCACGAAGAGCCTTGATCTCGGCTCCCGACTCGATGTCCTCCCGCTTTACACGCTTGATGACATCGACCTCGCTCGCTATCGCGGCCTGCTGATCGGCCTGCATGCCGATCAGCGTTATCTCTCGTCCCGCAAGCCACAACTGGAGGCGTTTCTGAGGGGCGGCGGGACCATCGTCTTCTGCGGCCATGTCGCCTATCCGTTCCTCGATGAACTCGCGCCGTACCAGGCCATCCCCGACTATACGGTGGATGATCTCGACGTCGCGCGGGCGTCGGACCACCCGGTCTGGGACGGTGTTGATGGGCGTGATCTCACCTGGCGTCGGGGTGTTGCCGGCTTTTATGGTCGCGGCGCCAACCCGCCTCCTGCCGGCGCGCGCATCATCAATACGCTCGGGCCGGGGCGTCATCCGGTCGATTTCGAGGCGAAGCCCGCCGTCGGCGGCCGCCTTCTGGTGCATGCCGGCGCTGACCTGTGGGGCTATGCCGATTCCGGGAACAGTGCGGAGCGAATGGTGCCGCAGTTGTTCGACTGGATTGCCGCAGGGGAGAGCGCCAAAGGGGAAAGCGCCAAAGGGGAGGCTGGGCGATGA
- the ssuB gene encoding aliphatic sulfonate ABC transporter ATP binding subunit gives MLEVRGLSKHYKVGDRDVVALADVELLLPPGSFTVVVGRSGCGKSTLLRLLAGLIAPTVGEIRHADGHRPTIGCVFQEPRLMPWLSVTGNAGFGLVGKVAKAEIATRVAAALALVGLTEFRDAYPDQLSGGMASRVGLARALVLEPELLLLDEPFAALDAFTRRGLQAELTDIWLARRPTVVFVTHDVEEALLLADQVVHMDKGRIIGRRPVPLSRPRDATDQGLVTLRRAILDDLAGDACRRDVRQPLKEDPRVFQQETIP, from the coding sequence ATGCTTGAGGTGCGCGGTCTCAGCAAGCACTACAAGGTGGGCGATCGCGACGTGGTTGCCCTGGCCGATGTCGAGCTGCTTTTGCCGCCGGGCAGTTTCACGGTTGTCGTCGGGCGCTCGGGCTGCGGCAAGTCGACTTTGTTGCGCCTTCTCGCCGGCCTCATCGCGCCGACGGTGGGAGAGATCCGCCATGCCGACGGTCACCGCCCCACGATCGGCTGCGTGTTCCAGGAACCCCGGCTTATGCCGTGGCTCAGTGTCACGGGTAATGCCGGCTTCGGCCTCGTTGGCAAGGTCGCAAAGGCGGAGATCGCGACGCGTGTCGCAGCGGCGCTTGCGCTGGTCGGTCTCACCGAGTTTCGCGATGCCTATCCCGATCAGCTGTCGGGCGGCATGGCGAGCCGGGTCGGGCTCGCGCGGGCCCTCGTGCTCGAACCGGAGCTCCTGCTCCTGGACGAGCCTTTCGCGGCGCTCGATGCGTTCACGCGGCGCGGGTTGCAGGCCGAACTCACCGACATCTGGCTGGCCCGCCGGCCAACCGTTGTTTTCGTCACCCATGACGTCGAGGAGGCCCTGCTTCTCGCCGATCAGGTCGTGCATATGGACAAGGGCCGCATCATCGGGCGCCGGCCGGTCCCGCTTTCCCGCCCGCGCGATGCCACCGACCAGGGGCTCGTGACGCTGCGCCGCGCCATCCTCGATGACCTTGCGGGCGATGCCTGCCGGCGGGACGTGAGGCAGCCGCTCAAAGAAGATCCACGCGTTTTCCAACAGGAGACTATCCCGTGA
- a CDS encoding hypothetical protein (Evidence 5 : Unknown function), which translates to MYGIAAPPLRYASPSLGIAALTGCIRGLIRSIDRSLLPMLNRKIARVPVKRVAIGRDISASLRCVARREETTWPGRMRPAPQGH; encoded by the coding sequence GTGTATGGCATCGCAGCCCCTCCCCTCCGATATGCCTCTCCTAGCTTAGGCATAGCTGCACTGACCGGCTGCATTCGCGGCCTGATACGCTCCATTGATCGGTCCCTCCTGCCGATGCTCAATAGAAAAATCGCGCGCGTCCCGGTGAAGCGCGTCGCGATCGGTCGAGACATCTCCGCGTCCCTTCGATGCGTCGCGCGCCGGGAGGAAACCACGTGGCCGGGACGCATGAGGCCGGCCCCACAGGGCCATTGA
- a CDS encoding Alkanesulfonates-binding protein, whose product MIRNTRRRLITTALALAGALALTPGSITGALAAEKPKTVRITYVASPFNVPSIVMRAKGYLDEAFAPYGIKVESPEITSGAQQVQAIAAGEIDIASVLGGSSAILGKANGADVLVIAAYSRNPEAYAILAAKGGPTKVTELKGKNVAGPKGTALNQLLAAALIKNGMTLSDINYINMDLGAARAALLAGKVDAATLAGNNALAVEEAGGHVIANGKGLFDPTTVIGVRGAFLKDHPDLVEAYLTAHRKALDFMAKEPEEALKLAAAEQKISLEDARRMSAWYDFTLKMSDADVANLAADQDFMVEAGMMKKKIDIKSDLVAPIAFTQK is encoded by the coding sequence GTGATCCGCAATACCCGTCGCCGCCTCATCACCACCGCGCTGGCGCTTGCTGGTGCCCTGGCGCTCACTCCCGGCAGCATCACTGGCGCGCTCGCCGCGGAGAAGCCGAAGACGGTACGCATCACCTACGTGGCCTCGCCGTTCAACGTGCCGTCCATCGTCATGCGCGCGAAGGGCTATCTGGACGAGGCCTTCGCGCCCTATGGCATCAAGGTCGAGTCGCCGGAGATCACGTCGGGCGCCCAGCAGGTCCAGGCGATCGCCGCGGGCGAGATCGACATTGCCAGCGTCCTTGGCGGGTCGTCGGCCATCCTCGGCAAGGCCAATGGCGCCGACGTGCTGGTGATCGCCGCCTACAGCCGCAACCCCGAGGCCTACGCCATCCTTGCGGCGAAGGGCGGGCCAACGAAGGTCACCGAACTCAAGGGCAAGAACGTGGCCGGCCCGAAGGGCACGGCGCTGAACCAGCTTCTCGCGGCGGCGCTGATCAAGAACGGCATGACGCTGTCCGACATCAATTACATCAACATGGATCTTGGCGCGGCCCGCGCGGCGCTGCTCGCCGGGAAGGTCGATGCGGCGACGCTCGCGGGCAATAATGCGCTCGCGGTGGAGGAGGCCGGCGGCCATGTGATCGCCAACGGCAAGGGGCTGTTCGATCCCACCACCGTCATCGGTGTGCGCGGCGCGTTCCTCAAGGATCACCCCGATCTGGTCGAAGCTTATCTCACCGCCCACCGCAAGGCGCTGGACTTCATGGCGAAGGAGCCCGAGGAGGCGCTGAAGCTTGCCGCCGCCGAGCAGAAGATCTCGCTGGAAGACGCGCGCCGGATGAGTGCCTGGTATGATTTCACGCTCAAGATGAGTGACGCGGATGTGGCCAATCTCGCCGCTGACCAGGACTTCATGGTCGAAGCCGGCATGATGAAGAAGAAGATCGACATCAAGTCCGACCTCGTCGCGCCAATCGCCTTCACCCAGAAGTGA
- a CDS encoding AraC family transcriptional regulator, whose translation MSQSLIYAPDLYRFDRLSTDDYEPVTRYEAWRAAAYHSVDLLPPEGGDLRGTVKYVRGKSGVFGSHQGSAHQTVFSREARSSGLGEYMVIALLSERRVALEGPDDARMIAESGSMALYDVVRPMHYRWSEGKDLYLLLPRQVALEAIGGALDDLSLPLERQRLAPFLRTQMMSLEAHGHCLARNELASMLDATVETALLLLRGITPRGASGAELFTKGLYASAIQFMAVHYPERHLDPAMIAHALGCSRATLYRAFSEHNTTVMDTLRELRMQKARRKLEASASVNVGTVALACGFPDLSAFGKLFKARFGISPRDWRVESERPREVVEDNKIADI comes from the coding sequence ATGTCGCAGTCCTTGATCTACGCTCCCGATCTCTATCGATTCGATCGTCTCTCGACCGACGACTACGAACCTGTGACCCGCTATGAGGCTTGGCGAGCCGCAGCTTATCATTCCGTCGATCTTTTGCCGCCGGAAGGCGGGGATCTCAGGGGTACTGTCAAATACGTACGTGGCAAGTCTGGCGTGTTCGGCAGTCACCAGGGATCCGCCCATCAAACCGTGTTCTCCCGCGAAGCGCGTAGTTCTGGGCTTGGCGAGTACATGGTCATCGCCTTGCTGTCGGAGCGCCGTGTCGCGCTCGAGGGGCCCGACGATGCGCGGATGATCGCCGAGAGCGGGTCTATGGCGCTCTACGATGTTGTCCGTCCGATGCACTACCGTTGGAGTGAAGGCAAGGATCTCTATCTCCTGCTGCCGCGACAGGTGGCCCTGGAGGCTATCGGCGGTGCGCTGGATGACCTCTCGCTTCCGCTGGAGCGGCAACGGCTTGCGCCTTTCCTGCGCACACAGATGATGAGCCTCGAAGCGCACGGCCATTGCCTGGCGCGCAATGAGCTGGCGTCCATGCTCGACGCGACGGTGGAGACGGCCTTGCTGTTGCTGCGCGGGATCACCCCGCGCGGAGCAAGCGGGGCGGAGCTGTTCACGAAAGGCCTCTATGCCAGCGCCATCCAGTTCATGGCTGTGCATTATCCCGAGCGCCATCTTGATCCAGCCATGATCGCCCATGCGTTGGGATGTTCGCGAGCAACACTTTACCGCGCCTTTTCCGAACACAACACGACCGTGATGGATACACTCCGTGAACTGCGCATGCAGAAGGCACGCAGGAAGCTTGAGGCCTCCGCCAGTGTGAACGTCGGCACAGTAGCCCTGGCCTGCGGCTTTCCGGATTTGTCGGCCTTCGGGAAGTTGTTCAAGGCGCGCTTTGGCATTTCGCCGCGCGATTGGCGGGTGGAAAGCGAACGGCCTCGCGAAGTCGTTGAAGATAATAAAATAGCCGATATTTAA